Part of the Choloepus didactylus isolate mChoDid1 chromosome 27, mChoDid1.pri, whole genome shotgun sequence genome is shown below.
GGAGGTTGGGAGGTTGGGAGGCTGAGAGGAtggaggctgggaggctgggaggctgggaggctgggagatTGGGAGACTGGgtggctgggaggctgggaggtTGGGAAGTTGGGAGGCTGGGAGGTTGGACTGGGAGACGGGGAGGTTGGGCTCCGGGAACCGGAATCTCCCTCCTCCCATCAACTCCCCAGATACAGAGACAGGACTGGAGGCAGCCCGGCGTCATCCTTCATTAATATGATATGACTTCCTGAGTTCCTTCTGGTCTGCACGGGGACTGGAGagcatggggggtggggcagaCCCTGTGGCCTGGAGGCCTGGGATCTGGGCACACAGACACCCCTGGTGTGGTTGGACTTGGGGCATCCACCCGGCAGAGGTTGGGGACAGCTGGTGTGGGTGATaagcagggaaggggagaggggttGTGGTCCCCGGGGGTTGGTagggggaggggctgcagctgCCTCCGCGTCCACTCCTGGGGGCAGGGGCATCCCTGCTGGGCCTGGATGTGCAACAACTTCTGCGTGGGCTCTCCCCTCGTGACAAAGAAGAGCTCCCTGGGATGGGGTGTTGGCTTGCGACCCCATTGTCCAGATGGGGAAAACGAGGTTCACCGGCTTCCCATCCTTGCCTGACACCATCACACAGCAAGAAGGTGGCCAAATTGGGGCAGGAACCCAAGTCAAATGGACGTGAGACCCCAAGTTTGTAATCTCTACACCTGAACTGTCTCCCTGAAGGAGTTTCTGGGAGGTTCTCTGAGGTCCCGTCTCACCCTGGGAAGTGGAGGACGCGGTGGGTACCGGGGCTGACCACGGGGTGCTGAGGGGGGCTGGGGAGTGTGTTTGGGACAGGTGGGAGAGCCCCATGTGACAGCGATGTCAGAGCCCTGGATGGTCATCTGTGGCCAGAATATTAGCTCTGGAAGTCCAGGTTTCCAGAGCTCAGCCTGGGTCTGCGGCTGCTGGGGTGAGAAGAGAGAGGGCAGGAGGGTGCCCCCTTGACCGCAGGCTGTGGAAGTCCTCCGGGCCTGTCCCCAGCAGCTGGTCACCAGATAGGCTCCTGCACCCTCCCAGCGATTGCTTCCTTCTCAGGACCCTGCCGGTGTGAGCTTGGGACCTGGGAGCCCCAGGCCAGGCTCCAGGGACCGGCGTTTGTTTCTCCAGCCTGGCCAcctccttccccagacttctggAACAAATGAATTGTGTCCAGGGAGCAGAAATCTTAGTGTCTGGAAAATACTGCATCAGGGAGGAATTTCCTGGTCATTTCTCAATCCCTGGACAATGTCCTAACCccggggcccagggcccagaatAGATCCAGGAGGCCAGCCCCAGATGCCCCGGGCTGCGGCCGTCCCCTCGAGGACCCCGCAGGCCCTGTCCTGCCCCCCACCGGGGGGTCCCACACTCCGGGCGATGATGACCTTGCTGCTGTGCCCACCGGGGCCtgagtgggaggtggggagggtgcAGGGCAGAGACCTATGTGTGGAGACAGCAGGTGGCTCGGCGATGGGCACCGTGGGGCCGCAGGAGGCCACAGGAGGGGACCGAGGGGGCCTGCTGGAGAGAGAGAGCGTGGGGAAGGAGGGCGGGGCAgcaggaggaaatgaaaaagcaGGGGCAGCAGGCAagacaaggagggagggaggagggagggtaggagggagggggaggtgaCGCTGACACACGGTCATCGAGACACGAGAGCGGGTACCAGAGGAGAGGCGGAGAGGCGGAGAGCTGCGGTGAGGAGCGGCTAGGGAGGCAGAAACGGGGAGCAGAAGGGGATAGAGCCCcgtgggagggggcagggggcgggagggagggcagaggggtgGGCAAGGGAGGGGCAGAgataaagagacagagagacagagaagtaaAGAACCAGGGACGCTCAGAGAGGGAAGGACAGAGAGATATAGAAGGAAACAAGGAGAGAGAAGGGGTTGGGGAAAGGCACAGAGAAGAGACACAAACatagacagaaagacagacataCGCGCACAAGAAGTGGGGGTAGGAGGCCGGGAGACAGGGAGACCTGAGACAGACAGAGGCCCAGGGGGCTTGAGGACCGTGGGGTGGCTGCCAGCAGGGGCATCTGAGTGGGTAGGGACAGACAGGAGGCCTGTGGGGCGGGCACCTGGCTCCCCATCACCACCCACCTCCCCCCTTGGGAACCCTCCGCGTCCAGGCTGGCAGACGGAGGCCCCCGATGGCGGACTCGTGCCGGAACCTCACATACGTGCAGGGCTCGGTGGGCCCAGCTACCAGCACGCTGATGTTCGTGGCAGGTGTGGTGGGCAACGGGCTGGCGCTGGGCATCTTGGGGGCGCGGCGGGGCTCGCGCCCCTCGGCCTTCACCGTACTAGTCACTGGATTGGCAGGCACCGACCTGCTGGGCACGTGCTTCCTGAGCCCCGCCGTGTTCGTGGCCTACGCCCGCAACAGCTCCCTGCTGGGCCTGGCCCGGGGTGGCCCGGCGCTCTGCGACGCCTTCGCCTTCGCCATGACCTTCTTCGGCCTGGCCTCCACACTCATCCTCTTCGCCATGGCCGTGGAGCGCTGCCTGGCCCTCAGCCACCCCTACCTCTACGCCCAGCTGGACGGGCCGCGCTGTGCCCGCCTGGCACTGCCCGCCATCTACGCCTTCTGCGCTCTCTTCTGCTCGCTGCCCCTGCTGGGCCTGGGCAGCCACCAGCAGTACTGCCCGGGGAGCTGGTGCTTCATCCGCCTGCGCTCGGCTGAGCCCGGCGGCTGTGCCTTCTCGCTGGCCTACGCCAGCCTGGTGGCCCTGCTGGTGGCCGCCATCATGCTCTGCAACGGCTCCGTCACCCTCAGCCTCTGCCGCATGCACCGTCAGCAGAGGCGGCAGCAGCGGTCGCTGGTGCCCGGGGTGCGGACACACGAGCCCGAGGTGGACCACCTCGTCCTGCTGGCCCTCATAACGGGTGTCATGGCCGTGTGCTCCCTGCCGCTCACGGTGAGTCCCCTGCGagtgggcagggtggggggaaggggcgcTCCTAGCTCCACGCTCCGAGGCTGGCCGGGCCCCTTgcacagctggggaaactgaggctcagagaggtcagagGAATAGCCCAAGGCCGTATGACTCCCAACTTTTTGGAGAAGTCTCTCCCCATGTGTTGCTCTTCCTGACCCCTTGTCTACCCCCTTCCACTTTCCACAGCCCCCCATGATCAAACAcacctctctcctttcctcaccCAGGAAATGGTAATGAGAGCCATCATTTACTTGATCGGTGCCCGCCCTGTACTTGCAAATACTTCTCAGATGATCCTTAAAATGACCTTCTCCATCGATTTCACAAGCATTGACTAGGAAACAGGATGAAGTTCCTGTCCTGCCACCGTTTTTTAGAAACGAGGAGTGACATCCCTTGCCCAGTGTGGTCACCCAGAGCCAGGTTTTGCCCCTGGGGtcctctgactccagagcctgatCTCTCGCCCCGTGTCCCCTGTGCCCcactcccaggccccaccccataTCCTCTGCGGTTGGAATCTCCCTCTGCACCCCTGTTTCCTGCGGGAGTGGCAGCCTGGCCCCCGCCCCATTTAAGCAGTACAGACACCTGTGACATCTGGGTCATCCCACCTATATTCGGGGCCTCAGTCTCTCTTTCTGTAAGGTGCAAGGGGCTGGGTCGATCTGGGGTCTTCAGACATTTTGAGGGTTATGGATGCTGGCAGGctgtgcacaaacacacacacgggGATGGCTGGGGTTCGGCAGGCAATCTCAGAGGGTCAGAAATCTGTGGGGCCTGAGGGTCCTCCCAGCTGTGGAGGGTGGGGGACCCCACATTTAGTCTCCCACCCCTCTTCCTCTTGGCCCATGTCCTGGGGCTGTGTCTCCCTCCACTCCCCGGATGCATTTGTTATTCAGTTTTCATCCTGTcttatttccttctccttctgctgTGCCGCCCTCTCAGCTCCGCCAGGGAgcgggtgggaggaggggacgCGAGGGTGGGGCgtgtggggagagggaggggactCTCGGGGGGTCCTCCTGACGCCCTTGCCCTGCCCTCAGATCCGCGGCTTCACCCAGGCCGTCGCCCCCGACAGCAGCGAGATGGGGGACCTGCTGGCCTTCCGCTTCAACGCCTTCAACCCCATCCTGGACCCCTGGGTCTTCATCCTCTTCCGCAAGGCCATCTTCCAGCGGCTCCAGCGCTGGTTCTGCTGCCCGGGACCCGGGCCTGGCCGCCACGGGGATGCGCAGACATCGCTTTCCCAGCCCGCCTCAAGCAGGAAGGACTCAGGGGTCCCCGCTGCTCtcggggggaaggaggggagctGGGTGCCTTTGTCAGCCTGGGGCGGGGGGCAAGGGGCACCCTCGCCTTCTGCTCAGCGATCTGGTAGCCCCATGGGGACCCCGTCCAAAGCGGAGGCCACCGCGGCCTGCTCCCTCTGCTGACATCTTGGGCTGCTCCTGTGAAGTCCCCCCCTGTCTTCTGGGAGCAGGACCCCGAAAATCAATGGGCAAAGCCGAGAGACGAACCCCTGGGCCCTGGCCTGCCCAAACTGGGGCTTGCTCAAATTCTGGGGGCCATCAGCTGCTTAGTCCTTCTTCTCCAGAGCTGCCAGTTCAGGGAAGcgagtgagggagagagggaaagtttATCCTGGAGCATAAAGGAATAGTTCTCTCAAAATAACCAGCGGCCTGGGTGGCCCGCTCTGACCCTCGCTTCCCCAATCCATCTCACCGTCTAAATATTTAGAAGCAGAAAAGTTCCCAGTGGCTTCTGTATGCTCAGGTCTGCTGGGATTCGGGTTCCAGCAGCAATCGTCAATCATTTGGGGTGCCCCTCGCTGTCCGCCCCGAATCCCAAGGGGACAGCTGGGCCCTGGCCCAGGCCACTCTCAGACCAGTCCTCCCTGCAGGCTGCTTTTACCCTCCCCTCACTTCTGATTCCCCGTCAGACTCAGAAGCCCTGGCTTTGGGCTCACGAGACCTGGCACCCCaaggggaggtgggaggaaggggagaCTGCTGCATTGCGGGTGATAGCTCTGGACAGGGGCCCGGTGTGAAAAGGGCCTGAGAAACTACACATGTGCAGTATGCCCTAAGACTCGGACCGTGGGGCATGGGAAGGGGTCAGTGGGGAGGctggggggagaaggggtatCGGATGTGGATTTCAGGGACCAAGGACTCAGACCGAAGTCCAGTGCCTGTCCTCAGAGCCCTGAAAAAGTAACTGCCTCCTTAAGGAGAACCTCATGCGTCCTCTGCCCCTCACAAAACttttagtcattcattcactaattcattcatttaataactaTTCATCAGGCTTCAACTTAGCCAAGTGTTGGGGACACAGATAGGATCCAGCTGGGGTGATTTTCAGCAcccgcctccccaccccccaattccCGCTCCTTGGGTTGCAGTTTGCTGCCCTCAGAGAGGTGGGGATcaagggtggggagagagggagcgGCCATGATGGGAAGTGAGTTGGCACCAGGGTGGGGGAGGGCAAACGGGAAAGCGCCCCCCAAACTGCCAGACCCAGTTCCTCTTTCTGGCTTGCTCCAGGGGAGGGGTGCTGGGATGGTGAGAGGTGAGCCTCCTAGAAAGACATCAGCCGGTGCCACTGAGGGAGCCCCCCTCCCACTCAGCCTGCACAACACAACAGCCTGGGGGGTGCTGCTATTTCTGCAGAGTCGGGAATCAAGACCCAGAGAGGGCAATCAtctgccccaggtcacacagcaaagaGGAAGCAGAGCCAGGGTGTAGAGTGTGGTATCTGCATCTCCAGAGCACAGCTACCTTGTCCTCTCTGTATGTTGGTTTGCTTTCTGGCAAAAGTGATAATAATCTAGTATTAGCCCATAGGATGGTGATTTTGAGGGTTTAGCGATTTCCCCTGAGAAGCAATTTAGTACAGGACTGTACCCGCCAGCCATAAATATTACTGTCAATGTAACGCTATTGTTGTCTTTTGTTGTCTGGTTAAGAGTGGTTTGAAAACAAAGCAACGCTTTTCTCCattgttttgacttttttttccaatCACCATTTTCAAAACACATTACAGAAGAACAGGGGTGTCTGAGAAAGTTAAAAACAGGTCAAGATAAGTGCTCATTGGGTACTGATTTCCTTTGGGGGCAATAAAAAGAATTCTACTCTTTAAAATGATTCAAATGAAACATTTTATGTTGTgggtattttaccacaattaaaaaaaaacctgcagtactaaaaaaaaaaaaagggagggaaagcATTTAGAAACTTTTCTAGCAGTCTTGACAGAGTAATATTATATTAGTTGcatctagtaaaaaaaaaaaaaaagccaacttgTAAAGAAAACAATAGGTCAAGAAGTGTGAGGCTGGATCAGCCTCGGTAGCCACACCTGGGCTCAGCAGGAACCGCCCCCAGGAGCCCCCTGGGGGAGGTCCCTGAAGATGGGATGGGTGGCCTGGCTGGAGGAAGGCGTTTCACGCAGGAGCCTGGAACAGGGTCCCCCCTGCCCAGGTGAGATGCAGGTGTGCACGCGCCTCCTCTCTGTCGCCCCCTGGTGGTGGGTGGTGGTCAGTTCTCTCCCATGGGTCTCTTAGGGCTCCCTTCTAGGAGCTGGACATTCAAAATCCCAGAATCCCCCCTTGAAGTCGGTGCTTTCGTCACTGCCATTTTGCAGATACGGAGAAGATTAAAGTATCTTACCCACCAGGCCTGGTTTCTCAGGAGTGCACCCCCCTGTTTAGCGCAGACCCTCACCACCTCTGGCTTGGAGGTTCACAAGGATCCATCAGGCTAGTGGTTTTCAAAcaactccccccccccacctggaCAGTCCCTCTGCGGTCACTTGGAAACCCCTCTCCTAGCTGGTGTCTGGTCTGAACAGTTACCGCCCCCCCCCTCCCCGTTCCCTGCAAACCTCCCAGGGCTCCCCACTGCTTCACAAAACGGGTGGATTCCACAACACCAGCCCCCACTCATTCTGTGCCTTGGCCACATCAGACAACTGAGGTTTCCCCAAAGAGTCTGGGGCTTTTTGGGCCTCCATATCGTTGCTTATTGAGCTCACCCTTCCTGGAACAATTTCCCCCCCTTCTCCATCAGTCAAAAGCACACTTGCCCTTCAAGGTCCTGCTTAAACGTTTCCTCCCTGAAGATTTAATCATTCTTTCCTCTGTGCGTTCAGCACTTTCTCTCTCCACATGGTGCTCACTGCAGACTGACACAACAGAGATCCctttttattgattcattcagCAGGTTTTTATTGAGGGCTTACTGTACATTGGGTCTTGTTCCTTTCAAGCTGGGGACGTGGCTGTGATTGGGAcagccctggccctgccctcctgggggTCACAGTCCAGTGGAGGAAATGGACCCGTCCCCAGACAGTGACAAGCAGGCAGGGCTGGGATGGGCAAAAGAGGGCATGGGGGGGTGCTTCCTAGAGGAGGGGATGGTTGCACTTTGAAAGTGAGCAAATAAGGAGTGTTTCTATCTTATTCATAGTTCTGACCATGGTGTCTAatatctcccttccttccttccttccttccttcattccacaTACactctgttatggattgaattgtctctcccaaaaagatatgttccaACTCTAACTCCCAATCCCGTGAatatgatcctatttggaaattgggt
Proteins encoded:
- the PTGIR gene encoding prostacyclin receptor isoform X1, whose translation is MADSCRNLTYVQGSVGPATSTLMFVAGVVGNGLALGILGARRGSRPSAFTVLVTGLAGTDLLGTCFLSPAVFVAYARNSSLLGLARGGPALCDAFAFAMTFFGLASTLILFAMAVERCLALSHPYLYAQLDGPRCARLALPAIYAFCALFCSLPLLGLGSHQQYCPGSWCFIRLRSAEPGGCAFSLAYASLVALLVAAIMLCNGSVTLSLCRMHRQQRRQQRSLVPGVRTHEPEVDHLVLLALITGVMAVCSLPLTIRGFTQAVAPDSSEMGDLLAFRFNAFNPILDPWVFILFRKAIFQRLQRWFCCPGPGPGRHGDAQTSLSQPASSRKDSGVPAALGGKEGSWVPLSAWGGGQGAPSPSAQRSGSPMGTPSKAEATAACSLC
- the PTGIR gene encoding prostacyclin receptor isoform X2 — protein: MADSCRNLTYVQGSVGPATSTLMFVAGTDLLGTCFLSPAVFVAYARNSSLLGLARGGPALCDAFAFAMTFFGLASTLILFAMAVERCLALSHPYLYAQLDGPRCARLALPAIYAFCALFCSLPLLGLGSHQQYCPGSWCFIRLRSAEPGGCAFSLAYASLVALLVAAIMLCNGSVTLSLCRMHRQQRRQQRSLVPGVRTHEPEVDHLVLLALITGVMAVCSLPLTIRGFTQAVAPDSSEMGDLLAFRFNAFNPILDPWVFILFRKAIFQRLQRWFCCPGPGPGRHGDAQTSLSQPASSRKDSGVPAALGGKEGSWVPLSAWGGGQGAPSPSAQRSGSPMGTPSKAEATAACSLC